CGGTCTCCGGAGTGCTCGACGTGCTCCGCGCCCGTCTCGCCGGCGCGGCGGGTCCGGACCCGACCCTCGACACGATCGTCTGGGACCTGCGGGCCCCGCGGGTCGTCATGGGCATGGTCGTCGGCGCCGGTCTGGCGATGGCCGGCGCCTGCATGCAGACCCTCGTGCGCAACCCGCTGGCCGACCCCTACCTCCTGGGGGTCTCCTCGGGCGCCGGCGTCGGGGCGACCCTCGTCATCGTGCTCGGCGCCCTCGGCGGCCTCGGCGTGTGGGCGCTGTCGCTCGGCGCCCTCGCCGGAGCCCTCGCGGCGACCGCACTCGTCTTCGGCATCTCGATGTGGCAGGGCGGGATCACCCCCCTTCGCCTCGTGCTGACGGGGGTCGTGATGTCCGCCGCCTTCTCGTCCGTCTCGAGCTTCCTCGTCTTCGTCAGCGCCGATCCGCGGGCGACCCAGTCGGTGCTCTTCTGGCTCCTCGGCAGCCTCTCCGGGTCGGTGTGGGACCGCGTCCTGCCCTCGGTGGTCGTCGTGGCCCTCTCGATGACGGTGCTCATGGCCCTGCACTCGTGGCTCGACGCGCTGGCGGCCGGGGCGGACGTCGCCTCCGGGCTCGGCGTGCCGGTGAGCACCCTGCGCATCGGCCTCTTCGTCCTCACGTCCGTGCTCGTCGGTGTGCTCGTGGCCGTCTCCGGAGGCATCGGCTTCGTCGGTCTCGTCGTGCCCCACCTCGCCCGCATCCTCGTCGGGGCACTGCACCGCAGCGTGCTGCCGGTCGCGGCGGTGGGTGGGGCCCTCTTCCTGCTCTGGGTCGACGTCGCCGCCCGCGTCGTCGTGCGACCCCAGGAGATCCCGCTGAGCGTCGTCACCGGCCTCGTCGGCGCCCCGATCTTCCTGCTCCTCCTCGGCCGGCGTCACTACACCTACTCGGGAGGCGGCGAATGACCCACCTGTCCTGTCGCGGGCTCACCTGCGCCATCGGCGACCGCACGATCCTCTCCGACGTCGACCTCGACATCGGGCGCGGCGAGATGGTCGCGCTCGTCGGCCGCAACGGCAGCGGCAAGTCCACCCTCATCCGCTCGCTCACCGGCCTGCGGCCACCGGTCGCCGGCTCGGTGCACGTCGACGGCAGCGACCTCACGGCGCTCTCGCCCCGCCGGCGCGCCGGCCACCTCGCCCACGTGGGCCAGGAGGAGGGGCCTCCCGAGGACCTGCTCGTCGGCGAGATGGTCGCCCTGGGGCGCATCCCGCACCGGCCACCGTGGTCCGGTGGGACGAAGGGGGAGGAGCGCATCGTCCTCGACGCCCTCGCCGCGGTCGGGCTCGCCGAGCAGGTCGACCGGCCCTGCCAGCACCTGTCGGGCGGGGAGCGGCGGCGGGCGATGCTCGCCCGTGGTCTCGCCCAGGGCACCGACCTGCTCGTCCTCGACGAGCCGACCAACCACCTCGACGTCCACCACCAGATCCAGCTGCTGGAGACCGTCCGCGGGCTCGGTCGCACCGTCCTGGCGGCGGTGCACGACCTGGCGCTGGCCGCGGCGCACTTCGACCGGGTGGCCGTGCTGCACGAGGGGCGTCTGCACGCGCTCGGGGAGCCGGCCGAGGTCCTCTCCACGGACACCCTGCGCGAGGTCTTCGCCGTCGACGCCGTCCGCCTCACCGACCCGGCCACCGGCCGGGTGCACCTCTCCCTCGGCC
Above is a window of Janibacter cremeus DNA encoding:
- a CDS encoding ABC transporter ATP-binding protein; amino-acid sequence: MTHLSCRGLTCAIGDRTILSDVDLDIGRGEMVALVGRNGSGKSTLIRSLTGLRPPVAGSVHVDGSDLTALSPRRRAGHLAHVGQEEGPPEDLLVGEMVALGRIPHRPPWSGGTKGEERIVLDALAAVGLAEQVDRPCQHLSGGERRRAMLARGLAQGTDLLVLDEPTNHLDVHHQIQLLETVRGLGRTVLAAVHDLALAAAHFDRVAVLHEGRLHALGEPAEVLSTDTLREVFAVDAVRLTDPATGRVHLSLGPGALPAATTRKALA
- a CDS encoding FecCD family ABC transporter permease encodes the protein MSHDRPGGRRVPTRPLLVLLLALTTTSAVLSLALGSEPLAVSGVLDVLRARLAGAAGPDPTLDTIVWDLRAPRVVMGMVVGAGLAMAGACMQTLVRNPLADPYLLGVSSGAGVGATLVIVLGALGGLGVWALSLGALAGALAATALVFGISMWQGGITPLRLVLTGVVMSAAFSSVSSFLVFVSADPRATQSVLFWLLGSLSGSVWDRVLPSVVVVALSMTVLMALHSWLDALAAGADVASGLGVPVSTLRIGLFVLTSVLVGVLVAVSGGIGFVGLVVPHLARILVGALHRSVLPVAAVGGALFLLWVDVAARVVVRPQEIPLSVVTGLVGAPIFLLLLGRRHYTYSGGGE